One window of Athalia rosae chromosome 4, iyAthRosa1.1, whole genome shotgun sequence genomic DNA carries:
- the LOC105687656 gene encoding exosome complex component RRP46, whose amino-acid sequence MEDLKEDECVMRPMNCELNQLSRPDGSTMLMQGDTAVIAGVYGPVEGKPQKMMFDKASVEVLYSPAKGPPSVDDRVKESIIKETCEAVLLSALHPGTAICINVQELQDSGGLLACAINAACLALISSSISMKYVIAAVSCMINRDTGELIIDPDSSQVQQARATFTYVFECINKELVSCWTEGRFSEKELEESITKCKQASQHIFTFYRNIVKQYANKI is encoded by the exons ATGGAAGACTTGAAAGAAGATGAGTGTGTCATGAGACCGATGAACTGTGAATTAAATCAGCTATCGAGGCCTGATGGTTCGACTATGTTAATGCAAG GTGATACTGCAGTTATCGCTGGAGTATATGGGCCTGTGGAAGGAAAACCACAGAAAATGATGTTCGATAAAGCGTCCGTGGAGGTGCTCTACAGTCCTGCCAAAGGTCCCCCTT CTGTGGATGACAGAGTAAAGGAGTCTATTATCAAAGAAACTTGTGAAGCCGTTTTACTCTCAGCACTACATCCTGGAACAGCAATATGCATAAATGTACAAGAGTTACAAGATTCTGGTGGA CTTCTAGCGTGCGCAATTAATGCCGCGTGTCTGGCTCTGATCAGCTCCAGTATTTCGATGAAATACGTGATCGCTGCTGTATCCTGTATGATAAACCGGGATACAGGTGAATTAATCATAGATCCAGACAGCTCACAGGTTCAA CAAGCGCGAGCAACGTTCACATACGTTTTTGAGTGTATCAATAAAGAATTGGTATCCTGTTGGACGGAGGGTAGATTTTCGGAAAAGGAACTCGAGGAATCGATAACAAAATGCAAACAAGCGAGTCAGCATATCTTTACCTTTTACAGAAATATAGTTAAACAATatgcaaataaaatatga
- the LOC105687655 gene encoding thioredoxin domain-containing protein 11, whose translation MTSETRETSPHGNADNLRSTVDSGSDNVVQTSLVSLGLEERFAVKMFHYSKELCFFAAILFTTLAALHTSPPRVSKPPSARPFFNQSSLVVDFYKGHLGAAIEKVTDADLSFVMYYAPWDAESQAVRQEFEIVARFLHKQIFFAAINCWHPGSECRAQYSKIHSYPVLMLYPRRGPGIQYRGIRTAPYMIRFLHAFMNPIFRVTDKSQLLKLIVDYDAVVVGFFNFTGLRNSPGYNTFYKTAVKSLEKDPNRELAFAAVTDVMSSKLYYRVTEFPSARLVLWNESLSYPLEDEWEPESLLKGVSGALHQAALWLQPPGTKSLTLAPYLKDGPVLFLFTPRNPFHRHNYYYNLLKEIGLQYYNCGDNQHINDIVHNLERIRLQNKAKHYEDSKRCMQLLEKIKNPQVVAHVNVVDRQWINNSCCAGVVMNQCLVCKKRIAALADSAKTVCETDLNNLHHSCKPTDIFNVPADSDERDKYEYCCEDDIEIDDIRNSFFMEESDPQSANAMTDFALKDDCRRLLTGNNYHPAVFPKDLSHDFKKINLTSRICKTNKTLALIAVDSLQFFHIAGGLGIDISKKKDQTTVVIVDPLQESQYILEQDVSYNSLVQFINNYTQNMLERNLRSHSRVRTSTNTETQKECSISDDSAICIPELSTDTFLKSVLDPEKDVVVMYYSPYCAFCQSVSHVYLTVAQYLRKTYNLTFVRINGDGNDLPWEYTMNRYPAILFFPAKRKADSTVFPFSLPINIPNLLNFVLANLDGDSHIEALVNICHQGIGESPADCVCRIRLLSLEIIEDLLRSYRRLHRSLFNVTKKTASKKLKVLLFRLQHIKEIHLTLGSISNLQIEFEKTQSIRDKFKSYYRELSAIDVDNNVDRKVISNDTVNIGNGNVRDEL comes from the exons ATGACCAGTGAAACACGCGAAACAAGCCCGCATGGAAATGCTGATAATTTGCGGTCTACCGTGGATTCAGGAAGTGATAACGTGGTCCAAACCTCACTCGTGAGTTTGGGGCTTGAGGAGAGGTTCGCTGTAAAAATGTTCCACTATAGCAAAGAGCTTTGCTTCTTCGCTGCTATTTTGTTCACAACATTAGCAGCACTCCACACTTC GCCGCCAAGGGTCTCAAAACCTCCATCAGCTCGCCCATTTTTCAACCAGAGCTCACTGGTTGTGGATTTTTACAAGGGACACTTGGGAGCTGCTATAGAAAAAGTTACGGATGCCGATCTCAGTTTTGTTATGTACTATGCACCTTGGGATGCTGAGAGTCAAGCTGTGAGACAAGAGTTTGAAATCGTTGCTCGTTTTCTCCACAAACAG atattttttgctGCTATTAATTGCTGGCATCCAGGCTCAGAATGCAGAGCACAGTACAGCAAAATTCACAGTTACCCAGTGCTCATGCTTTACCCCAGAAGAGGGCCTGGAATTCAATACAGAGGAATTCGTACAGCACCATACATGATACGTTTCCTCCATGCATTCATGAATCCCATCTTTAGAGTAACTGACAAAAGCCAGCTCCTAAAATTGATAGTTGACTATGAC GCAGTGGTGGTGGGATTCTTCAACTTTACAGGCTTGAGAAATAGCCCAGGATATAACACGTTTTACAAGACAGCAGTTAAATCGCTGGAAAAGGATCCTAATCGCGAATTAGCATTCGCAGCTGTGACTGATGTTATGTCCAGCAAATTATATTACAGAGTTACAGAGTTTCCATCAGCAAGATTAGTGTTATGGAACGAGTCCTTG AGCTATCCATTAGAGGATGAATGGGAGCCCGAAAGCCTACTAAAAGGGGTAAGCGGAGCTTTACATCAAGCTGCTCTCTGGCTACAGCCCCCAGGAACCAAGTCCTTGACTCTTGCTCCTTATCTGAAGGATGGACcagttttgtttctttttacaCCCAGGAATCCATTCCACAGGCACAACTATTACTACAATTTG TTGAAAGAAATTGGGCTACAGTATTACAATTGTGGGGACAATCAGCACATCAACGATATAGTCCATAATCTTGAAAGAATTCGACTTCAAAACAAAGCAAAACATTACGAAGACAGCAAACGGTGTATGCAGCTCTTGGAGAAGATAAAGAACCCGCAAGTAGTAGCGCACGTAAATGTTGTGGATCGACAATGGATAAATAACAGTTGTTGTGCAGGAGTCGTAATGAATCAGTGTTTAGTTTGCAAAAAACGAATCGCTGCATTGGCAGATAGTGCAAAAACTGTGTGTGAAACGGATTTAAACAATTTACACCACAGTTGTAAGCCAACAGACATTTTTAACGTCCCTGCAGACAGTGATGAACGGGACAAATACGAATATTGTTGCGAAGATGACATCGAGATTGATGACATCAGAAACTCTTTCTTCATGGAAGAAAGTGACCCGCAATCTGCAAACGCTATGACAGATTTCGCTCTGAAAGATGACTGCAGACGCTTACTAACTGGAAATAATTACCACCCGGCGGTATTTCCAAAAGATTTATCCcatgatttcaaaaaaataaatctaacaTCTCGTATATGCAAAACGAACAAGACTCTAGCTTTAATAGCTGTTGATAGTCTCCAGTTTTTTCACATTGCCGGGGGATTAGGAatagatatttcgaaaaagaaagatcagACCACTGTTGTTATCGTTGATCCTTTG CAAGAAAGCCAATATATCCTGGAGCAAGATGTGAGCTACAACTCATTGGTCCAATTCATCAATAACTACACCCAGAATATGTTGGAACGAAATCTGCGATCTCACAGCCGCGTCCGGACATCAACGAATACTGAAACACAGAAAGAATGCAGTATTAGTGATGACTCGGCCATCTGTATTCCGGAATTGAGTACAGATACATTCCTCAAATCTGTTTTGGATCCTGAAAAG gatGTGGTTGTGATGTACTATTCACCCTACTGCGCATTTTGTCAGTCGGTATCACATGTCTATTTAACTGTTGCTCAGTACTTGAGAAAAACGTACAATCTCACGTTTGTGCGTATTAACGGAGATGGAAATGATCTCCCTTGGGAATATACAATGAATCGATATCCCGCCATACTTTTCTTCCCTGCTAAAAG AAAAGCAGACAGCACAGTGTTTCCGTTCTCTCTGCCGATTAATATCCCGAATCTCCTGAATTTCGTTCTCGCCAATTTGGATGGGGATTCGCACATTGAGGCATTAGTCAACATCTGCCATCAGGGAATCGGAGAATCACCGGCGGACTGCGTTTGTCGCATTCGATTACTTAGTTTAGAAATCATCGAAGATCTGCTGCGTAGTTATAGAAGATTACACC